One Tepidimicrobium xylanilyticum DNA window includes the following coding sequences:
- a CDS encoding aspartate-semialdehyde dehydrogenase, protein MKTYNIAVVGPLGLVGRKVIDILVERRFPVGDIKFLGTSKNKNKKVEFNGESILTEVAKEGAFMDVDIAFFCVDSSISKYLAPIAVKEGAIVIDNSSAWRMDNNVPLIIPEVNPEDLHSHRGIISNPNCSTIQMLVPLKPLHDIYKIKRIVVSTYQSVSGTGKQGMEELNNQMIDYCFNVPMTSSVYPHQILFNVLPHIDHFLENGYTKEEMKMVNETKKILDENIKVTATTVRIPVFIGHSESVNIETEKPIKVEDVINILEKAKGVKVIDDIKSNSYPMPIHIQGKDEVFVGRIRKDFSIENGINMWIVADNLRKGAALNSVQIAETLIERNIL, encoded by the coding sequence TTGAAAACCTACAATATAGCTGTTGTCGGACCCTTGGGATTAGTAGGAAGGAAGGTTATAGATATACTGGTGGAACGGAGATTCCCAGTTGGTGATATTAAATTCCTAGGAACTTCAAAAAATAAAAATAAAAAAGTTGAATTTAATGGAGAGTCCATACTAACAGAGGTAGCTAAAGAAGGTGCTTTCATGGACGTCGATATTGCTTTTTTCTGCGTTGATAGTAGTATTAGTAAATATCTTGCACCTATAGCAGTTAAAGAAGGTGCTATAGTAATAGATAATAGCAGTGCTTGGAGAATGGACAATAATGTACCACTGATAATTCCCGAAGTAAACCCTGAGGATCTACACTCCCATAGAGGAATTATATCGAACCCCAATTGCTCAACTATACAAATGCTAGTACCATTGAAGCCATTACACGACATTTATAAAATTAAAAGAATTGTAGTATCTACCTATCAGTCAGTATCAGGTACTGGAAAACAAGGAATGGAAGAATTAAATAATCAAATGATAGATTACTGCTTTAATGTACCTATGACCAGCTCAGTATATCCCCATCAAATTCTATTTAATGTATTACCTCATATAGACCATTTCTTAGAAAATGGCTATACAAAAGAGGAGATGAAGATGGTTAATGAAACCAAGAAAATATTAGATGAAAATATTAAGGTAACTGCTACTACAGTCAGAATTCCAGTCTTCATCGGCCATTCGGAATCAGTAAATATTGAAACTGAAAAACCCATTAAAGTGGAAGATGTAATAAATATTCTTGAGAAAGCAAAGGGCGTTAAAGTTATAGATGATATTAAATCCAATTCATATCCCATGCCCATCCATATACAAGGGAAGGATGAAGTCTTTGTAGGTAGAATTAGAAAAGATTTTTCCATAGAAAATGGAATTAATATGTGGATTGTAGCTGATAATCTCAGAAAAGGGGCAGCCCTAAATTCAGTACAAATTGCTGAAACATTAATAGAAAGAAACATATTATAG